A single window of Solenopsis invicta isolate M01_SB chromosome 3, UNIL_Sinv_3.0, whole genome shotgun sequence DNA harbors:
- the LOC105205384 gene encoding caprin homolog isoform X1: MPSANPKLEKQASTETVEPLRQAIIVIEHKIRNLEKRKGKLESYRDLQKNGRELNADQKTAVAKYDEVLQTLDITRDLYKQIVNIANDAVKQQKKLARKEAVERMQQDIAKVKEVLLTQHVLISINTDSVRDDFFHGKNGAIKLSEEEFKYLDSLYNEIIIKHQREEGDLTFAQQAQKVAEHYVAIVDGKQREVIGTTYNKLKEIIAKINQCGYFDQVHECSEATPMEEIIETVTETNITNATQEQVNEEYSNGNDRHIPPESIIPIPNFPVQVTTLPVVSGAAPVSGPIPVVPQPMPPHPAAPVDTPFYTNATNFVPQPQQQQQQQQQAQQSQQQPPPAPRINDVIGTPNFFFLQESELDSDVTSQTPIVPHIPPTVNAPIPTQTFTNQNFANAPVGVPQQVIYQHQPPQDISHIPGFANPNPPPPIPMPPSHQQPNMQYSPQHPTGFQPQQPQQQQNAAQLPQQGQMQNFNEQTHAQEAPTSTEEKVENGQNEISESSLEQQNESIDWCQMTETNDWNQTDQQQQSVQDCQQASQQTSQQSWASDQRGGYRGRGGRRGTSNSYNSRGRGNYQQNGRAGQGSYYRNENNYQNGYQQRTWGNNEGNNGYNTGFKRGSGGGSRGTRNDRVGRGQFRGQRGSNRGGYVSRGKPHTQ, translated from the exons ATGCCTTCTGCCAACCCCAAACTAGAAAAACAGGCCTCTACGGAGACCGTGGAACCCTTACGCCAAGCGATCATTGTAATCGAGCACAAGATACGGAATCTTGAGAAGCGTAAG gGGAAGCTCGAGTCGTATAGGGACCTGCAGAAAAATGGAAGGGAATTGAATGCAGACCAAAAGACTGCTGTGGCAAAATACGATGAGGTGCTTCAAACGTTGGACATTACTCGGGACTTGTATAAGCAAATCGTCAACATTGCCAATGATGCGGTTAAACAACAGAAAAAACTGGCAAGGAAAGAGGCTGTTGAGCGTATGCAACAGGACATTGCAAAg GTGAAGGAAGTACTACTTACTCAACATGTCTTGATAAGCATAAACACAGATTCCGTGAGAGACGACTTCTTTCACGGAAAGAACGGCGCTATAAAACTGTCGGAAGAGGAATTCAAGTACCTCGACAGTTTATATAATGAGATAATCATAAAACATCAGCGTGAGGAAGGCGATCTGACATTTGCTCAGCAAGCGCAAAAAGTGGCCGAGCATTATGTTGCGATCGTGGACGGAAAGCAACGTGAAGTTATTGGCACTACGTACAATAAATTGAAGGAGATCATCGCCAAAATCAATCAATGTGGCTACTTTGATCAAGTTCACGAATGTTCGGAGGCAACACCCATGGAAGAG ATTATTGAGACTGTGACGGAGACCAACATTACCAATGCAACGCAGGAACAGGTCAATGAGGAGTATAGCAATGGCAATGACAGGCACATTCCACCAGAATCCATAATACCTATTCCAAATTTTCCAGTCCAAGTTACCACGCTTCCCGTTGTTTCTGGTGCCGCTCCAGTCTCGGGACCCATACCAGTTGTTCCGCAGCCCATGCCACCTCATCCAGCCGCGCCGGTTGATACTCCTTTTTATACGAATGCCACTAACTTTGTTCCGCAAccgcaacagcaacagcagcagcaacagcaagcTCAGCAATCTCAACAGCAGCCTCCGCCGGCGCCCCGTATCAATGACGTTATAGGCACGCCCAACTTCTTTTTCTTGCAGGAATCTGAACTTGATTCGGATGTCACATCGCAAACACCCATCGTACCACACATTCCTCCCACAGTTAATGCGCCCATTCCCACGCAAACCTTCACAAATCAGAACTTCGCAAATGCGCCTGTGGGTGTACCTCAACAGGTCATATATCAACATCAACCACCGCAGGATATATCGCACATTCCTGGTTTTGCGAATCCTAATCCACCACCTCCGATTCCGATGCCACCTTCTCATCAGCAGCCGAATATGCAATATAGCCCGCAACATCCGACAGGTTTTCAGCCTCAACAGCCACAACAGCAACAAAATGCTGCGCAACTACCGCAGCAAGGTCAAATGCAGAATTTTAATGAGCAAACACATGCACAAGAAGCTCCAACATCCACAGAG GAAAAGGTCGAAAATGGTCAAAATGAAATTTCTGAATCATCATTGGAACAGCAAAATGAATCTATTGATTGGTGTCAGATGACCGAGACCAATGACTGGAATCAGACTGATCAACAGCAGCAATCTGTTCAAGATTGTCAGCAAGCATCGCAACAAACATCTCAACAGTCTTGGGCGTCTGACCAACGTGGTGGATACAGAGGAAGAGGAGGCAGAAGAGGAACCTCTAATAGTTATAATAGCAGGGGCAGGGGAAATTATCAGCAAAATGGACGCGCAGGACAAG GCTCATATTATCGCAATGAGAATAACTACCAAAACGGATATCAGCAGCGTACCTGGGGTAACAACGAAGGAAATAACGGATATAATACCGGTTTCAAACGTGGCAGTGGCGGAGGCTCAAGAGGTACACGTAACGACCGCGTTGGTCGCGGACAATTCAGAGGACAAAGGGGGAGCAACCGTGGTGGATACGTGTCACGCGGAAAGCCTCACACGCAATAA
- the LOC120357427 gene encoding zinc finger BED domain-containing protein 4-like, with the protein MGVTEYARHRKPKTTGFRKSRTPGAGVRYGITEYARYQGAVNDLLPPKSNYWRFFIRTSEGARCKICQHIVKTSGNTTNLRFHMSRCHPNVKLEMVEISNKENKSDSNVAAESLTKEKSYGVTAHYIADEAHKSVTIGVTELKERHTFENIKTWLLDLMQEWKINPDNIFIVVSDNASNMKKAITEAFGVEKHLPCFAHTLNLIPSNIIKEDNLINTVCKKVKTIVTFFKHSVIAADELRAQSNLKLIQSVNTRWNSTYDMLERFIELADILSGILLHSPTAPVMLTAPELQAIKDFVQLLKPFKEATKIACDEHYLTGSKVIPIVNTLKNKLKALTLKTSTGVHFRLELEKQFSKRFQNIELVKPLAISMILDPRFKTFHFSDKIACSQSINKITQMINSSASNEYDDESQKDDQLTKNNEMRMADDLKYYLHQPPIKMDESPLKYWMSNMHSPLKSIALKYLSIIATSVPSERLFSRAGNILTEERNRLSGKHLQHLLFLNSLSAVDWLL; encoded by the exons atgggtgtaaccgagtacgcccggcaCAGGAAGCCGAAAACGACTGGTTTCAGGAAGTCGAGAACACCCGGCGCAGGAGTGCGATATggaataaccgagtacgcccggtatcagggggCCGTGAACGACctat TGCCGCCAAAAAGTAATTATTGGAGATTCTTTATCCGAACCAGTGAAGGTGCCAGATGTAAAATTTGCCAACACATTGTAAAAACTTCTGGTAATACAACTAATCTACGGTTTCATATGTCTCGATGCCATCCTAATGTGAAACTTGAAATGGTTGAAATAAGCAACAAGGAAAACAAATCAGACTCAAATGTTGCTGCAGAATCTTTAACCAAGGAGAAAAGTTAtg GCGTTACGGCCCATTACATAGCAGATGAAGCACATAAATCAGTAACTATTGGTGTCACCGAATTAAAAGAAAGGCAtacttttgaaaatataaaaacttggcTATTAGATTTAATGCAAGAATGGAAAATCAATCCAGATAATATTTTCATCGTCGTATCTGATAACGCGTCTAATATGAAGAAGGCAATTACGGAAGCATTTGGTGTTGAAAAACATTTACCGTGTTTCGCACATACACTCAATTTAATTCCGTCAAATATTATTAAGGAAGACAATTTGATTAATACagtatgtaaaaaagttaaaactatagttacattttttaagCATTCCGTAATTGCTGCGGATGAACTGAGAGCTCAGTCAaatcttaaattaattcaaagcGTTAACACAAGATGGAATTCAACGTATGACATGCTGGAAAGATTTATTGAATTAGCGGATATATTAAGTGGCATTCTTTTACACTCACCTACAGCACCAGTAATGCTTACGGCACCTGAATTGCAAGCCATCAAAGACTTTGTTCAGTTATTAAAGCCCTTCAAAGAAGCTACAAAAATTGCATGCGATGAGCATTATTTGACCGGCAGTAAAGTTATTCCAATTGTCAACACTttgaaaaacaaattgaaaGCGCTTACACTCAAAACTAGCACAGGTGTACACTTTAGACTTGaattagaaaaacaattttcaaaaagatttcaaaatatCGAACTAGTGAAGCCATTAGCAATATCTATGATATTAGATCCCCGTTTCAAAACTTTCCATTTTTCTGACAAAATAGCGTGCTCTCAATCGatcaataaaattacacaaatgaTAAACTCGAGCGCATCAAATGAATACGACGATGAAAGCCAGAAAGACGATCAA TTAACAAAGAATAACGAAATGAGGATGGCGGATGACTTAAAGTATTACTTGCATCAACCTCCAATAAAAATGGATGAAAGCCCATTAAAGTATTGGATGTCAAATATGCATTCGCCATTAAAAAGCATtgcgttaaaatatttaagcatAATTGCTACATCGGTACCGAGTGAACGGCTGTTCTCGCGAGCCGGAAATATTTTAACAGAGGAAAGAAATAGATTGTCAGGAAAACATTTACAGCatctcctttttttaaattcgctTTCGGCAGTTGATTGGTTATTGTAA
- the LOC105205384 gene encoding caprin homolog isoform X2: protein MQQDIAKVKEVLLTQHVLISINTDSVRDDFFHGKNGAIKLSEEEFKYLDSLYNEIIIKHQREEGDLTFAQQAQKVAEHYVAIVDGKQREVIGTTYNKLKEIIAKINQCGYFDQVHECSEATPMEEIIETVTETNITNATQEQVNEEYSNGNDRHIPPESIIPIPNFPVQVTTLPVVSGAAPVSGPIPVVPQPMPPHPAAPVDTPFYTNATNFVPQPQQQQQQQQQAQQSQQQPPPAPRINDVIGTPNFFFLQESELDSDVTSQTPIVPHIPPTVNAPIPTQTFTNQNFANAPVGVPQQVIYQHQPPQDISHIPGFANPNPPPPIPMPPSHQQPNMQYSPQHPTGFQPQQPQQQQNAAQLPQQGQMQNFNEQTHAQEAPTSTEEKVENGQNEISESSLEQQNESIDWCQMTETNDWNQTDQQQQSVQDCQQASQQTSQQSWASDQRGGYRGRGGRRGTSNSYNSRGRGNYQQNGRAGQGSYYRNENNYQNGYQQRTWGNNEGNNGYNTGFKRGSGGGSRGTRNDRVGRGQFRGQRGSNRGGYVSRGKPHTQ, encoded by the exons ATGCAACAGGACATTGCAAAg GTGAAGGAAGTACTACTTACTCAACATGTCTTGATAAGCATAAACACAGATTCCGTGAGAGACGACTTCTTTCACGGAAAGAACGGCGCTATAAAACTGTCGGAAGAGGAATTCAAGTACCTCGACAGTTTATATAATGAGATAATCATAAAACATCAGCGTGAGGAAGGCGATCTGACATTTGCTCAGCAAGCGCAAAAAGTGGCCGAGCATTATGTTGCGATCGTGGACGGAAAGCAACGTGAAGTTATTGGCACTACGTACAATAAATTGAAGGAGATCATCGCCAAAATCAATCAATGTGGCTACTTTGATCAAGTTCACGAATGTTCGGAGGCAACACCCATGGAAGAG ATTATTGAGACTGTGACGGAGACCAACATTACCAATGCAACGCAGGAACAGGTCAATGAGGAGTATAGCAATGGCAATGACAGGCACATTCCACCAGAATCCATAATACCTATTCCAAATTTTCCAGTCCAAGTTACCACGCTTCCCGTTGTTTCTGGTGCCGCTCCAGTCTCGGGACCCATACCAGTTGTTCCGCAGCCCATGCCACCTCATCCAGCCGCGCCGGTTGATACTCCTTTTTATACGAATGCCACTAACTTTGTTCCGCAAccgcaacagcaacagcagcagcaacagcaagcTCAGCAATCTCAACAGCAGCCTCCGCCGGCGCCCCGTATCAATGACGTTATAGGCACGCCCAACTTCTTTTTCTTGCAGGAATCTGAACTTGATTCGGATGTCACATCGCAAACACCCATCGTACCACACATTCCTCCCACAGTTAATGCGCCCATTCCCACGCAAACCTTCACAAATCAGAACTTCGCAAATGCGCCTGTGGGTGTACCTCAACAGGTCATATATCAACATCAACCACCGCAGGATATATCGCACATTCCTGGTTTTGCGAATCCTAATCCACCACCTCCGATTCCGATGCCACCTTCTCATCAGCAGCCGAATATGCAATATAGCCCGCAACATCCGACAGGTTTTCAGCCTCAACAGCCACAACAGCAACAAAATGCTGCGCAACTACCGCAGCAAGGTCAAATGCAGAATTTTAATGAGCAAACACATGCACAAGAAGCTCCAACATCCACAGAG GAAAAGGTCGAAAATGGTCAAAATGAAATTTCTGAATCATCATTGGAACAGCAAAATGAATCTATTGATTGGTGTCAGATGACCGAGACCAATGACTGGAATCAGACTGATCAACAGCAGCAATCTGTTCAAGATTGTCAGCAAGCATCGCAACAAACATCTCAACAGTCTTGGGCGTCTGACCAACGTGGTGGATACAGAGGAAGAGGAGGCAGAAGAGGAACCTCTAATAGTTATAATAGCAGGGGCAGGGGAAATTATCAGCAAAATGGACGCGCAGGACAAG GCTCATATTATCGCAATGAGAATAACTACCAAAACGGATATCAGCAGCGTACCTGGGGTAACAACGAAGGAAATAACGGATATAATACCGGTTTCAAACGTGGCAGTGGCGGAGGCTCAAGAGGTACACGTAACGACCGCGTTGGTCGCGGACAATTCAGAGGACAAAGGGGGAGCAACCGTGGTGGATACGTGTCACGCGGAAAGCCTCACACGCAATAA